The region ACGTACAACAGCGACTCGTTGGGCAACAAACGCTGAATCTCGGCCAACACCGATAAGCCACCCACGCCGGAGTCAAAAACGCCGATAGGCGCTGCTGCCGGATCAGTCATCCTGTGCGCCACAAACGCTGCAACCAGGATCACGTTTGACGCGCAGCTCGCGAAAACGGCTGCCAAGGGCATCGATCAGCAGCAACCGCCCCACTAGCGGCTGGCCAAAACCCGCCAGGACCTTGAGCGCCTCGAGCGCTTGCAGGCTGCCGACCAACCCTACCAGCGGGCCTATCACCCCGGCTTCGCTGCACGTTAGCTCGGCTTCGCTGCCATGACCATAGAGGCAGTGGTAGCAAGGGCTTTCCGGACGTCGCGGATCGAACACCGACAATTGCCCCTCAAGGCGAATGGCTGCACCACTGACCAGTGGCTTGCCTTGCGCTACGCAGGCGGCATTGACCGCCTCGCGGGTAGCGAAATTGTCGGTGCAGTCGAGCACCAGGTCCACAGCCTGCACGGCTGCGGCCAGTGAGTCTTCGTCCAGGGCACTGCGATGGGCGACCAGGCG is a window of Pseudomonas sp. DG56-2 DNA encoding:
- a CDS encoding molybdopterin-synthase adenylyltransferase MoeB, which produces MLSDQELLRYSRQILLSQVDIDGQLRLKDSRALIVGLGGLGSPVALYLAAAGVGELHLADFDSVDLTNLQRQVLHDTSSVGLSKVDSALKRLQAINPEIRLVAHRSALDEDSLAAAVQAVDLVLDCTDNFATREAVNAACVAQGKPLVSGAAIRLEGQLSVFDPRRPESPCYHCLYGHGSEAELTCSEAGVIGPLVGLVGSLQALEALKVLAGFGQPLVGRLLLIDALGSRFRELRVKRDPGCSVCGAQDD